One Roseomonas gilardii subsp. gilardii genomic region harbors:
- the argF gene encoding ornithine carbamoyltransferase — MSAALRPVAGSLSGSVSGEGKPSLRHFLDLSDHDSPTLRHMLDLGMRCKRGEMADRPLAGKTVALIFEKPSTRTRVSFEVGIRQLGGDVVVLSGKDSQLGRGESPADTARVLSRYVDAIMLRTDSAGKLRELVEHATVPVINGLTDLSHPCQIMADVMTFEEHRGPIAGQVLAWTGDGNNVARSFIQAAARFDFTLRVATPPELSPPAQLVDWARAEGARIEVTDDAVAAVRGARCVVTDTWVSMSDEEDGTAARRQNLLAPYQLNTALLRHAAPDAIVMHCLPAHRGEEITDEVIDGPQSVVFDEAENRLHAQKGVLLWALGAG; from the coding sequence ATGAGCGCGGCGCTCAGGCCCGTGGCGGGGTCCTTATCTGGAAGCGTGTCGGGGGAGGGGAAGCCCTCCCTCCGGCACTTCCTCGACCTGTCGGACCATGATTCCCCGACGCTGCGGCACATGCTGGACCTCGGCATGCGCTGCAAGCGCGGCGAGATGGCGGACAGGCCGCTGGCCGGCAAGACCGTCGCACTGATCTTCGAGAAACCCTCCACCCGCACCCGCGTCTCCTTCGAGGTCGGCATCCGCCAGCTCGGCGGCGATGTGGTGGTGCTGAGCGGCAAGGACAGCCAGCTCGGGCGCGGCGAGAGCCCGGCCGACACGGCCCGCGTCCTGTCCCGCTACGTGGACGCCATCATGCTGCGCACGGATTCCGCCGGAAAGCTGCGCGAGCTGGTGGAGCACGCCACGGTGCCGGTCATCAACGGCCTCACCGACCTGTCGCATCCCTGCCAGATCATGGCGGATGTGATGACCTTCGAGGAGCATCGCGGCCCCATCGCGGGGCAGGTCTTGGCCTGGACCGGCGATGGCAACAACGTTGCCCGTTCCTTCATCCAGGCCGCGGCGCGCTTCGACTTCACGCTGCGCGTCGCCACGCCGCCGGAACTCTCGCCGCCGGCGCAACTGGTGGACTGGGCCCGGGCAGAGGGGGCGCGGATCGAGGTGACGGACGATGCGGTGGCCGCCGTGCGCGGCGCGCGCTGCGTGGTAACGGACACCTGGGTCAGCATGTCGGACGAGGAGGACGGCACCGCCGCCCGCCGCCAGAACCTGCTGGCCCCCTACCAGCTCAACACCGCCCTGCTGCGCCATGCGGCGCCGGACGCGATCGTGATGCACTGCCTGCCGGCGCATCGCGGGGAGGAGATCACCGACGAGGTGATCGATGGCCCGCAATCCGTGGTCTTCGACGAGGCCGAGAACCGGCTGCATGCCCAGAAGGGCGTGCTGCTCTGGGCGCTGGGCGCCGGCTGA